In Solibacillus isronensis, the following are encoded in one genomic region:
- a CDS encoding MFS transporter permease, producing the protein MSKVSKLLMAIASIILIGFVGKAFILDEAVKGYLVTFFFVGAGLALLRLFINTMIGKMKGKPIVVKIGFFAVLLGLGIPFQNWFRTEVIFSMSKAFIVPSISVMVASVVLMTIVYGIIGKHIQAARVEELQLN; encoded by the coding sequence ATGAGTAAAGTATCTAAACTATTAATGGCAATTGCTAGTATTATATTAATCGGATTTGTGGGGAAAGCGTTTATTCTGGATGAAGCGGTGAAAGGGTATTTAGTAACGTTTTTTTTTGTCGGAGCAGGATTGGCGCTGTTACGTTTATTTATTAACACGATGATCGGTAAAATGAAAGGGAAACCTATTGTTGTGAAAATCGGATTCTTCGCTGTACTTTTAGGTCTAGGTATACCGTTCCAAAACTGGTTCCGTACAGAAGTCATTTTCTCGATGAGTAAAGCGTTTATTGTGCCAAGTATTTCAGTGATGGTTGCAAGTGTCGTGTTGATGACAATTGTGTATGGCATTATTGGGAAACATATTCAAGCAGCGCGTGTAGAGGAGCTTCAATTAAATTAA
- a CDS encoding MBL fold metallo-hydrolase has translation MRKRFTNLDQDDRLGTFIDVLKWQRSKQKKVVDYEVPQCEEKQIAFLKSNRTEQSVTWIGHSTFLIQKEGLNILTDPVWAKWMGVAKRLAEPGLRLDELPDIDIVLISHAHYDHLHVPTLKKLKKRNPNVLFLIPEGLGSLMKRHKLHNFTELSWYDKHESSALEIHFVPANHWTRRMPWDTNTSHWGGFILQTASDAQSIYYAGDSGYFRGFKDIGERFNIHTALMPIGAYEPEWFMHASHVTPEEAIQAFCDVGAKVFIPMHYGAYMLADDTPKEAIDRLHNHWQRVDLEEVELKTLSIGETYRS, from the coding sequence ATGAGAAAACGCTTTACAAATTTAGACCAAGATGACCGGCTCGGTACTTTTATAGATGTCCTGAAATGGCAGCGATCAAAGCAAAAGAAAGTTGTCGATTACGAAGTACCGCAGTGTGAGGAAAAGCAAATTGCGTTTCTAAAAAGTAATCGCACGGAGCAGTCCGTTACGTGGATCGGCCACTCGACCTTTTTAATTCAAAAAGAAGGGCTCAATATTTTAACGGATCCGGTTTGGGCAAAATGGATGGGTGTAGCGAAACGGTTGGCAGAGCCGGGGTTGCGGCTGGATGAATTACCGGACATTGATATTGTCCTCATTTCACACGCGCATTACGATCACCTGCACGTACCGACGTTAAAGAAATTGAAAAAACGAAATCCCAACGTATTATTTCTTATTCCGGAAGGGCTCGGTTCTTTAATGAAGCGTCATAAGTTGCACAACTTTACCGAGCTATCATGGTATGACAAGCATGAATCAAGTGCGCTTGAAATTCATTTCGTTCCTGCAAACCATTGGACAAGACGCATGCCTTGGGATACGAATACCTCGCATTGGGGCGGCTTCATATTGCAAACGGCATCGGATGCGCAAAGTATTTATTACGCCGGAGATAGCGGGTATTTTAGAGGCTTCAAAGATATTGGCGAACGCTTCAACATACATACAGCGCTAATGCCAATCGGCGCATATGAGCCGGAATGGTTTATGCATGCCTCCCACGTGACACCGGAAGAAGCGATCCAGGCGTTTTGTGATGTCGGAGCGAAAGTGTTTATTCCGATGCATTACGGTGCCTATATGCTGGCGGATGATACACCGAAAGAAGCGATTGACCGGCTGCATAATCATTGGCAGCGCGTGGATTTGGAAGAGGTGGAACTGAAAACGTTGTCGATTGGGGAGACGTATAGAAGCTGA
- a CDS encoding SpoIIE family protein phosphatase: MDELIENAPCGLLTLSAQGEILTINKTMLNLLHYPSSEHLIGKHFNVLLSPSSQIFCQLYLVPMMKVKQAVEEMFLTLLSVMKEEIPILLNASVHDNHPFTCVIFPIRNRSALEDALINARKMTEDAYLEKEQALLELERKQQDLLQANQINTKIMRETERDLQIAKKVQETALTNDITNDNIEILSYYHASKSLSGDIFGFYQVTPQKYAIILLDVMGHGVSSALITMSLQSMFQKLISREAAPEKVLQELDQYLHDLFQNNQDAWHYCTAIYLNIDIRTQTIEYINAGHPPAILQVDNNGVQQELGATNPPLGTFENILFKSRTLHYERGTKILLYTDGVSEAFECNTLNDLLNESISCPLAQTKETIQSALENKETIYSKYNNDDQCFILVGL; encoded by the coding sequence ATGGATGAACTCATAGAAAACGCTCCATGCGGGCTTCTCACTCTATCTGCACAAGGTGAAATACTTACTATAAATAAGACAATGCTAAATTTGCTGCACTATCCATCATCTGAGCATCTTATAGGAAAGCATTTTAATGTGCTATTATCTCCTTCCTCTCAGATTTTCTGTCAGCTCTATTTAGTACCAATGATGAAAGTGAAGCAGGCGGTAGAGGAAATGTTCCTGACATTACTATCCGTAATGAAAGAAGAAATTCCTATATTATTAAATGCATCTGTCCATGATAATCATCCGTTTACCTGTGTCATCTTTCCGATCCGTAATCGCAGTGCATTGGAAGACGCGCTCATTAACGCCAGAAAAATGACGGAAGATGCTTATTTAGAAAAAGAGCAGGCCCTTTTGGAATTGGAAAGAAAGCAACAGGATCTCTTGCAGGCCAATCAAATCAACACGAAAATCATGCGCGAAACCGAGCGTGATTTACAGATTGCCAAAAAAGTTCAGGAAACCGCATTAACGAATGACATCACCAATGACAATATTGAGATTCTCTCTTATTACCATGCTTCCAAATCATTATCCGGGGATATTTTTGGATTTTATCAAGTAACGCCCCAAAAATATGCAATTATTTTATTGGATGTGATGGGGCATGGGGTTTCATCGGCCTTAATTACGATGTCCCTTCAATCGATGTTCCAAAAGTTAATATCACGGGAAGCTGCGCCTGAAAAGGTATTGCAGGAGCTGGACCAATACTTGCACGATTTATTTCAAAATAACCAGGATGCATGGCATTACTGTACAGCAATCTATTTAAATATTGATATTCGTACACAGACGATTGAATATATCAATGCTGGTCATCCCCCTGCCATCCTGCAGGTAGACAACAATGGTGTACAGCAAGAGCTAGGTGCAACCAATCCGCCATTAGGAACATTCGAAAACATACTTTTTAAATCGAGAACTTTGCACTATGAACGCGGGACAAAAATTCTTTTGTACACAGATGGCGTTTCGGAAGCATTTGAATGTAACACTTTAAATGATTTATTGAACGAATCCATCTCCTGTCCATTGGCACAGACAAAAGAGACCATACAGAGTGCCCTCGAAAACAAGGAAACGATTTATAGTAAATACAATAACGATGACCAGTGTTTTATTTTGGTTGGGTTGTGA
- the cobT gene encoding nicotinate-nucleotide--dimethylbenzimidazole phosphoribosyltransferase: protein MKLLQQTIEQIQEIDRQMEDKARQYIDSLAKPPQSLGKLESLAMQIATITGELAPKIDNKAMIVMAADHGVYEEGVTPNPQGTTVFQTLSFPKGTTGMCTIAKITNAQVIPVDIGVKEDLPQDAGVIIKKVKYGTDNMAKGPAMTREEAIQAIEVGIEVATEAIQNGINLIGTGEMGIGNTTPSAAVLSVLHGCDPLEVTGFGAGVGAGGIKYKAEVIRKAIALNEPNADDPIDVVSKVGGLEICGMAGIFLAAAANRVPVVVDGYISTVSALIAYKLNPNVKAYLIPSHLSEEPGAKIAAELLGLEPMLHMNMRLGEGSGAALAFPILDAACSMVTNMVTLEEAAALLVAK, encoded by the coding sequence ATGAAATTACTACAGCAAACGATTGAACAAATTCAAGAAATCGACCGACAAATGGAAGACAAAGCACGTCAGTACATAGACTCATTAGCTAAACCGCCTCAAAGCTTAGGGAAGCTCGAATCTTTAGCTATGCAAATTGCTACAATTACCGGTGAGCTTGCGCCGAAAATCGATAACAAAGCGATGATCGTCATGGCTGCAGACCACGGAGTATATGAGGAAGGGGTAACGCCGAACCCGCAAGGTACAACGGTATTCCAAACACTTTCCTTTCCAAAAGGGACGACAGGAATGTGTACGATTGCGAAAATCACGAATGCACAAGTCATTCCGGTAGATATCGGAGTAAAAGAAGACTTACCTCAAGACGCAGGGGTCATTATTAAAAAGGTGAAATACGGGACAGACAATATGGCGAAAGGTCCAGCGATGACCCGAGAAGAAGCGATTCAGGCAATTGAAGTAGGGATTGAAGTCGCAACAGAAGCGATCCAAAACGGTATCAATCTTATCGGTACAGGTGAAATGGGCATAGGGAATACGACGCCAAGTGCTGCGGTGCTTTCGGTACTTCATGGCTGCGATCCGCTGGAAGTAACGGGCTTTGGTGCTGGTGTCGGAGCTGGCGGCATTAAATATAAAGCCGAAGTTATTCGAAAAGCAATTGCATTGAATGAGCCGAATGCGGATGATCCGATTGATGTAGTGTCAAAAGTAGGCGGACTTGAGATTTGCGGGATGGCAGGAATCTTCCTTGCAGCAGCAGCGAACCGTGTGCCGGTCGTAGTTGACGGGTACATTTCAACCGTTTCAGCATTAATCGCCTATAAATTAAATCCGAATGTGAAAGCATATTTGATACCGTCACATTTATCGGAAGAGCCAGGTGCAAAAATTGCGGCCGAGCTTTTAGGACTGGAACCGATGCTGCATATGAATATGCGACTTGGAGAAGGATCAGGTGCTGCATTAGCGTTCCCGATTCTTGATGCGGCTTGTTCGATGGTTACGAATATGGTCACGTTGGAAGAAGCGGCAGCGCTTTTAGTAGCCAAGTAG
- a CDS encoding 4-aminobutyrate aminotransferase: protein MDDMIGFAVVGIIIACLIYALVKQIKETKHSGNGIGSPLYRKQLARKNKVMTVALIGVIVFYTLNIMSVIASSIPVSNSFTVLGTFLSFFVYFFARIIMKPQLGDQRRNLSLY from the coding sequence ATGGATGATATGATTGGATTTGCAGTAGTTGGAATCATTATTGCATGTTTAATTTATGCTTTAGTTAAACAAATTAAAGAGACAAAGCATAGCGGGAACGGCATTGGCAGCCCGCTGTATCGAAAACAATTGGCAAGAAAAAATAAAGTGATGACAGTTGCGTTAATTGGAGTAATAGTATTTTACACATTAAATATCATGAGCGTTATCGCTTCATCTATTCCGGTATCAAACAGCTTTACTGTACTCGGGACTTTTTTAAGTTTTTTTGTTTACTTTTTTGCAAGGATAATAATGAAACCACAGCTGGGTGATCAGCGGAGGAATTTAAGCCTTTATTAA
- a CDS encoding alpha/beta fold hydrolase gives MIQNTVKRNNVHIRGKGKKPLIFAAGFGCDQTVWNDIFPAFEEDYQVVLFDYVGFGNSDITAFDLVKYGELSGYVQDLLDVCEALYLKDAVFVGHSVSSMIGLLASLEKPEYFSQIIMIAPSPSYINDPPVYYGGFEKKDLLNLMDMMEKNYIGWANAFSITLLNNTAKAGVAKDLEDRFCSTDPLFANTFAKACFFTDSRKDVPKATVPSLILQCSEDVIAPKVVGEYLHENMPNSTIVYMNAIGHCPHMSDPEETIQLIKDYLLEQSVPLIGEGVGFING, from the coding sequence ATGATTCAAAATACGGTTAAACGTAATAACGTACATATTCGAGGTAAAGGTAAAAAACCTCTAATATTCGCTGCGGGATTTGGTTGCGACCAAACGGTATGGAATGACATTTTCCCTGCTTTTGAAGAGGATTATCAAGTGGTTTTATTTGATTATGTCGGGTTTGGAAATTCAGATATTACAGCTTTTGACCTTGTAAAATATGGAGAACTGTCCGGTTACGTACAGGATCTATTGGATGTTTGTGAAGCGCTCTATTTAAAGGATGCTGTTTTTGTCGGTCACTCGGTAAGTAGTATGATCGGTTTATTGGCTTCGTTAGAGAAACCGGAATATTTTTCACAAATAATCATGATTGCTCCGTCGCCAAGCTATATAAATGATCCGCCTGTATACTACGGTGGTTTTGAAAAGAAGGACTTACTCAATTTAATGGACATGATGGAAAAAAATTATATCGGCTGGGCCAATGCTTTCTCGATTACATTATTAAACAATACGGCAAAAGCAGGTGTGGCAAAAGATTTGGAAGATCGTTTCTGTTCTACCGATCCTTTATTCGCCAATACTTTTGCAAAGGCTTGCTTCTTTACTGATAGTCGTAAAGATGTTCCGAAAGCTACGGTACCTTCCCTTATTTTACAATGCTCGGAAGATGTCATTGCACCAAAGGTAGTTGGCGAGTACTTACATGAGAATATGCCAAACAGCACGATTGTCTATATGAATGCAATCGGTCACTGTCCACATATGAGCGACCCAGAGGAAACCATTCAATTGATTAAAGATTATTTATTGGAGCAATCTGTGCCCCTTATCGGTGAGGGTGTGGGATTTATAAATGGATGA
- a CDS encoding phospholipase D family protein, with protein sequence MEKVQKKWNSLSRRKKVIRVLILLLILLYIGVMLWHTYKPLPKDISYEGDLHRTDNIEMITDLTYAQDQDGTDRKHENHIFDEVYTLIEEAEQFVVMDFFLMDGYFDEKEDFPQIADSLSDKLAEKKKNNPDMPVIFITDPLNKGYGSYETPWFKKMREAGVEIVYTDLEPLRDSTPIYSGLYRLFFQWFDRDGEGWIANAMSSKAPKMTASSYLELLNVKANHRKAAVSEKEAIITSSNPHDASGFHGNLALKVTGPVINDILEAEEAVSLMSDGPKLPRAEIPQQDDGQYAVQYLTEKKVLDALLEDLEATKEGDKIWVGMFFIAQRGIVNALTDAVNRGVEVNMILDPNENSFGQEKSGLPNRPVVNELLEDTNEQINIRWYNTIVGQYHTKAIWIQTAEQTIISSGSSNYTERTLDNYNLENNVRILAPNDSALVLDMEQYFERIWKNEDALYTLNVEEYQDNLSWWQRWIYSAQKAVKLTTY encoded by the coding sequence ATGGAAAAAGTTCAGAAGAAATGGAACAGCTTGAGTCGCAGAAAAAAGGTTATAAGGGTTCTTATACTTCTTTTGATTTTACTATATATAGGGGTAATGTTATGGCATACATATAAACCGTTGCCGAAAGATATTTCCTATGAAGGGGACTTACATAGAACAGACAATATTGAAATGATCACGGATTTAACTTATGCGCAAGACCAAGATGGAACGGATCGAAAACATGAGAATCATATATTTGATGAAGTTTATACATTGATTGAAGAAGCCGAACAGTTTGTCGTGATGGATTTCTTCTTGATGGATGGGTATTTCGATGAAAAAGAAGATTTCCCGCAAATCGCAGATAGTCTCTCTGACAAGCTTGCCGAGAAAAAGAAAAACAATCCGGATATGCCGGTTATTTTTATCACCGATCCGCTAAATAAGGGCTATGGTTCCTATGAAACGCCATGGTTCAAGAAGATGCGTGAAGCCGGAGTAGAAATTGTTTATACCGATTTGGAACCACTGAGGGATTCCACGCCGATTTATTCAGGCTTATACCGATTATTTTTTCAATGGTTCGACCGTGATGGCGAAGGATGGATTGCCAACGCCATGTCGAGCAAAGCACCAAAAATGACCGCATCCTCCTATTTGGAACTGCTCAACGTGAAAGCCAACCACCGCAAAGCAGCAGTTTCGGAAAAGGAAGCGATTATTACTTCATCAAACCCGCATGATGCAAGTGGCTTCCACGGAAATCTTGCTTTGAAAGTAACGGGGCCCGTCATAAACGATATTCTGGAGGCAGAAGAAGCGGTGTCGCTCATGTCGGATGGTCCAAAATTGCCGAGGGCGGAGATTCCCCAGCAAGATGACGGCCAGTATGCGGTACAGTATTTGACCGAGAAGAAAGTTTTGGATGCCTTACTTGAAGATCTGGAGGCGACAAAAGAGGGAGATAAAATTTGGGTTGGCATGTTCTTTATTGCACAGCGCGGCATTGTGAACGCTTTAACAGATGCAGTAAACCGTGGCGTGGAAGTGAATATGATACTAGATCCAAACGAAAACTCATTTGGCCAGGAAAAGTCCGGTCTGCCGAATCGGCCGGTTGTGAACGAGCTGCTTGAAGATACAAATGAACAAATCAACATTCGCTGGTACAATACCATAGTCGGCCAATACCATACAAAAGCCATCTGGATTCAAACAGCGGAACAAACAATCATTTCAAGCGGTTCTTCCAATTATACGGAACGTACATTGGATAATTACAATTTAGAAAATAATGTACGAATCCTTGCTCCAAATGATAGCGCGCTCGTCTTGGATATGGAACAATATTTTGAACGGATTTGGAAAAACGAAGATGCCCTCTACACTCTAAATGTGGAAGAATATCAGGATAACCTGTCCTGGTGGCAACGCTGGATTTACTCGGCTCAAAAAGCAGTTAAATTAACTACTTATTAG
- a CDS encoding histidine kinase N-terminal 7TM domain-containing diguanylate cyclase yields the protein MGSQLTMYITLVCTSGVLNLYLCLYAFSKRHKYTNIANYFILYTAVISIYCFASAMTLISTTLEQISFWNTILYIGMPTSATLGLLYVMSYLGFKLTVRRSMLILLVPIITIIMVATNHWHHLHYRVFELDPNLGAPFVYQEIGMWYMVHGVYTFASMFVAFLLLISHWKETAKVYRPQLIALMFGQLVPIVTAFLYLNGFTPPGVDPVPMILWLSSLLYLWAISTSQLFRIMPIAKDKIYNSINDGAIVLDDSYRLIEFNQASKVMLPNLNKSMFGKNFVKFWNEQTGEALPFKLTADIEYVQEVRLCSEHAERVYQVRITSLEQARNSKGLLLVFTDITEIKRLQEKLEQQAYYDELTKIYNRRAFLQQSEQDFQKAKETGLPFTALLMDIDHFKRVNDTYGHHIGDQLLVHVVNACKTQLLESHFFARYGGEEFVIALKGFNEAEGEILANQLRTAVEQAPLMTEAGNLSVTLSIGVAEVVDWTEETLYQLLHKADTALYAAKEEGRNRVKVYAESESVLS from the coding sequence ATGGGTTCGCAATTGACTATGTATATTACGCTTGTTTGCACGTCAGGCGTACTGAATTTGTACTTATGTCTCTATGCCTTTAGCAAACGTCATAAATATACAAATATCGCAAACTATTTTATTTTATATACAGCAGTCATTAGCATTTACTGTTTTGCTTCGGCTATGACTTTAATATCGACGACGCTCGAACAAATCAGTTTCTGGAATACCATTCTCTACATCGGGATGCCTACATCTGCAACATTAGGTTTACTGTATGTCATGAGCTATTTAGGATTTAAGCTGACGGTTAGAAGAAGCATGCTGATACTTCTTGTTCCGATTATTACAATTATTATGGTAGCGACAAATCACTGGCATCATCTTCATTATCGTGTATTTGAACTGGACCCGAATTTAGGGGCACCTTTTGTTTATCAGGAGATTGGCATGTGGTATATGGTGCACGGTGTCTACACATTTGCCAGCATGTTTGTCGCGTTTTTGCTGTTGATTTCTCATTGGAAGGAAACGGCGAAGGTATACCGTCCGCAATTGATCGCGTTAATGTTCGGCCAGCTTGTTCCGATAGTGACAGCGTTTCTTTATTTGAACGGATTCACACCTCCAGGGGTAGATCCGGTACCAATGATTTTATGGCTTTCTTCATTATTATACTTGTGGGCAATCAGCACATCGCAGCTGTTTCGGATTATGCCGATTGCGAAAGATAAAATCTATAATAGTATCAATGATGGGGCCATCGTATTGGACGATTCATACCGGCTTATTGAATTCAATCAAGCTTCCAAAGTGATGTTGCCTAATTTGAACAAATCGATGTTTGGCAAAAACTTCGTGAAGTTTTGGAATGAGCAGACAGGAGAGGCCCTGCCATTCAAATTAACGGCCGATATCGAGTACGTTCAAGAAGTAAGGTTATGCTCCGAACATGCGGAGCGGGTTTATCAAGTCCGTATTACTTCACTGGAACAAGCGAGAAACAGTAAAGGTCTGTTGCTGGTTTTTACGGATATTACGGAGATCAAAAGACTGCAGGAAAAATTGGAGCAGCAAGCTTATTACGATGAGCTGACAAAGATTTATAATCGCCGTGCATTTCTACAGCAAAGTGAGCAGGATTTTCAGAAAGCTAAGGAAACAGGTTTACCATTTACGGCCCTATTAATGGATATCGATCACTTTAAACGGGTGAATGATACGTACGGGCATCATATTGGGGACCAATTGCTCGTGCACGTCGTAAATGCTTGCAAAACACAACTGCTGGAAAGCCATTTCTTCGCGCGATACGGCGGGGAAGAATTCGTCATTGCGCTGAAAGGTTTCAATGAAGCAGAAGGTGAAATACTAGCCAACCAGCTTCGAACTGCCGTTGAGCAGGCACCGCTCATGACAGAAGCAGGGAATCTTTCAGTTACGTTAAGTATTGGTGTGGCGGAAGTGGTGGACTGGACAGAGGAAACACTGTATCAGCTATTGCATAAGGCAGATACCGCTTTATATGCTGCGAAGGAAGAAGGACGTAACCGCGTGAAAGTGTATGCGGAAAGTGAGAGCGTACTTAGTTGA